The DNA sequence ATTATGGGATCCTTTTTTATGGTTCGATCAAAAGATTTTGTCAACTGCGGCATGATGGATGAAAATACATTTCTATATGCAGAAGAACCTATTCTTACAGAACGAATGAAAACCATTGGGTTGCATCCTTACTATTATCCAGAAGTTGCCGTACTTCATGATCATGGCGCTACGACAAAAAAGCATTTAAAGAAAAATAAAGGCTCTGATATTAAGTTTAAAAGCGAATGCTATTACTATCGAAAGTATATGCATACTCCAATATGGCAAATTTGGATTGGTAAGATCGTTCATTTTATATTGAGGTTGAAGTGAAAATTCTGTTTATAACACATCATTACCTTTCTTCCAATGGCGGTGGAAGCTTTGCTTCTCGTGCTTACATCAATGCTTTCGCTGAAAATGCGGACGAAATGACTTTGCTTTATCCTGTAAAGGACGGCGAGGATTTGTTCCCGGAAATCAATAAAAAAATCAAGACGATTCCCGTGAAGTATAATCTCCCCAAATGGAGAAAACTCGTTGATTTGCTTTGTGGCAGAATACATCGATACTTTTCGATTGCTAGAGAGATGTTGAAAGAGGAAAGGTTTGATGTTGTTGTGTTTGATACGAGTCTTGTTTCTTATCGAATTATAAAAAATTTCAAGGAAAAGGGATCAAGGACGATTGTAATACACCACAATTATCAATATGAATATTTTAAAGACAATGCAAAAGGGGTGCTGTCTTTTCCGACGTTGCTTTGGTGTAAAAGATATGAAAAACAAGCTGTTCGCAGTGCTGATCTGAACTTGACTTTGACGAAACAAGATATTGAATTGCTTGCGAATAACTATAACGGAGGAAATAAAGACTCTTTTTCCCTTTTAGGTGTATTTGAATACAAGCCGAGAGAAAAAATGGCAGCTGCGGAAAAAGAAAATCGAAATCCGAAGAATCGCTTTGTTATTACGGGCAGTTTATGTGATTTTCAAACGAAGCATTCTTTGATATCGTGGTTGCAAGATTATTATCCTGTTCTTAAACAAGTGTTTAGTGATGCTTCTTTGACAATTGCAGGGAGGAATCCAGGAGTTGAAATCCAAAATCTTTGTAGAGAAAACGACATTCATTTAATTCCTTCTCCCAAAAGTATGGATCCAATTATGGAGAACGCGGATTATTA is a window from the Fibrobacter sp. UWB4 genome containing:
- a CDS encoding glycosyltransferase — encoded protein: MKILFITHHYLSSNGGGSFASRAYINAFAENADEMTLLYPVKDGEDLFPEINKKIKTIPVKYNLPKWRKLVDLLCGRIHRYFSIAREMLKEERFDVVVFDTSLVSYRIIKNFKEKGSRTIVIHHNYQYEYFKDNAKGVLSFPTLLWCKRYEKQAVRSADLNLTLTKQDIELLANNYNGGNKDSFSLLGVFEYKPREKMAAAEKENRNPKNRFVITGSLCDFQTKHSLISWLQDYYPVLKQVFSDASLTIAGRNPGVEIQNLCRENDIHLIPSPKSMDPIMENADYYICPTFLGGGLKLRVMDGLKWGLPVISHSVSARGYELFEEHGCLISYRDLDGFKRALDTLKKNYLEKEMIVNIYQEFFTLESGIKRVKLFLNLFR